A stretch of the Clostridium botulinum genome encodes the following:
- the greA gene encoding transcription elongation factor GreA, giving the protein MSDSKQYIMTAEGVKKLEDELEYLKTTKRREITEKIKVALSYGDLSENSEYDEAKNEQAFVEGRIVQIENMLRNANVVDENEIPKDVVSVGAIVKVKDYDFDEEIDFHIVGSAEADPMENKISNESPVGSALIGKKVGDIVNVPVPDGISKFEILEIRI; this is encoded by the coding sequence ATGAGTGATTCAAAACAATATATCATGACTGCCGAGGGTGTTAAAAAGTTAGAAGATGAATTGGAATATCTTAAAACAACTAAAAGAAGAGAAATTACCGAAAAAATAAAAGTAGCATTATCTTATGGAGACTTGAGTGAAAACTCAGAATATGATGAAGCTAAAAATGAGCAAGCATTTGTTGAAGGAAGAATCGTACAAATAGAAAACATGTTAAGAAATGCTAATGTTGTTGATGAAAATGAAATTCCAAAAGACGTTGTTAGTGTAGGTGCTATTGTAAAAGTTAAAGATTATGATTTTGATGAAGAAATAGATTTTCACATAGTAGGTTCAGCTGAAGCAGATCCTATGGAAAACAAAATTTCCAATGAATCACCAGTAGGAAGTGCATTAATAGGTAAGAAAGTTGGAGATATAGTTAATGTACCAGTACCAGATGGTATAAGTAAATTTGAAATTTTAGAAATTAGAATCTAA
- the ftsH gene encoding ATP-dependent zinc metalloprotease FtsH — MGGINVKKRLSSVTIWILLLICVFFAALTLLESNKASGTVSYNQFKKYWIDNKVSRVEIKQDGRTVVGELKDKSKTQFQVVVPQTLLMQDILVNNPKPSVDVKFEPASSMPMWISWIPTIILILLMIGFWVMFMQQSQGGGGNRGVMNFGKSRAKLASPDSQKVTFKEVAGADEEKAELEEIVDFLKDPNKYLDMGARIPKGILLVGPPGTGKTLLAKAVAGEAGVPFFSISGSDFVEMFVGVGASRVRDLFEQAKKNSPCIIFIDEIDAVGRQRGAGLGGGHDEREQTLNQLLVEMDGFGVNEGIILVAATNRPDILDKALLRPGRFDRQILVGAPDAKGREEVLKVHVRNKHLEDNVDLKVLAKRTPGFVGADLENLMNEAALLAVRNNKKKIGMGELEEAITRVIAGPEKKSRVIHEEDRKLTAYHEAGHAIVAKFSRYSDPVHEISIIPRGMAGGYTMQLPERDKSYASKSKLKDDMVGLLGGRVAEQLILGDISTGASNDIQRVSSIARKMVMEYGMSEKLGTITFGSDHDEVFIGRDIGKSKNYSEEVAFEIDNEVKALVNEAYKKAEKILTEHIDKLHAVAKRLLEKEKISGEEFNAIVEGRPFNEEKENAIDLAKHDDVEEVKELEKDKVLEEEENDSIDTFAQDLNSEEKKEI, encoded by the coding sequence ATGGGGGGCATTAATGTGAAAAAAAGACTTTCAAGTGTGACAATTTGGATTTTATTGCTTATATGCGTATTTTTTGCTGCTTTAACACTTTTAGAAAGTAATAAAGCATCAGGTACAGTATCATATAATCAGTTTAAAAAATATTGGATTGATAATAAAGTTTCGAGAGTTGAAATAAAACAAGATGGTAGAACAGTTGTTGGAGAACTTAAAGATAAATCTAAAACGCAATTTCAAGTAGTGGTTCCTCAAACACTATTAATGCAAGATATACTTGTGAATAATCCTAAACCGTCTGTGGATGTTAAATTTGAGCCTGCATCATCTATGCCTATGTGGATAAGTTGGATACCTACTATAATTTTAATATTATTAATGATTGGATTTTGGGTTATGTTTATGCAACAGTCTCAGGGTGGCGGCGGAAACAGAGGAGTTATGAACTTTGGAAAAAGCCGTGCAAAACTTGCATCACCAGATAGTCAAAAGGTTACATTTAAAGAAGTGGCAGGTGCTGATGAAGAAAAGGCAGAGCTTGAAGAAATTGTTGATTTCCTAAAAGATCCTAATAAGTATTTAGATATGGGTGCAAGAATACCTAAAGGTATATTACTTGTAGGACCTCCGGGAACAGGTAAAACATTGCTTGCAAAAGCAGTTGCAGGTGAAGCTGGAGTTCCATTTTTCAGTATATCAGGTTCAGACTTTGTTGAAATGTTTGTTGGTGTAGGTGCATCTAGAGTTAGAGACTTATTCGAACAAGCTAAGAAGAACTCACCTTGTATAATATTTATAGATGAGATAGATGCTGTTGGTAGACAAAGAGGTGCTGGACTTGGTGGAGGACATGATGAAAGAGAACAAACTTTAAATCAGTTGCTAGTTGAAATGGATGGTTTTGGAGTAAATGAAGGAATAATTTTAGTTGCTGCAACAAATAGACCAGATATATTAGATAAAGCACTTTTAAGACCAGGTAGATTTGATAGACAAATATTAGTTGGAGCTCCAGATGCCAAAGGAAGAGAAGAAGTATTAAAGGTTCATGTTAGAAATAAGCATCTAGAAGATAATGTTGATTTAAAAGTACTTGCAAAAAGAACTCCTGGATTTGTAGGTGCAGACCTTGAAAACTTAATGAATGAAGCAGCTTTGCTTGCTGTTAGAAATAATAAGAAAAAAATAGGTATGGGAGAACTTGAGGAGGCTATAACAAGGGTTATAGCTGGACCTGAAAAGAAAAGTAGGGTCATTCATGAAGAAGATAGAAAACTTACTGCTTATCATGAAGCAGGGCATGCTATTGTAGCGAAGTTTTCACGTTATTCAGATCCTGTACATGAAATTAGTATTATACCAAGAGGTATGGCTGGAGGATATACAATGCAGCTTCCAGAGAGAGATAAATCTTATGCATCTAAATCAAAACTAAAAGATGACATGGTAGGTTTACTCGGAGGAAGAGTTGCTGAGCAATTAATTTTAGGTGATATAAGTACTGGAGCATCTAATGATATTCAAAGAGTATCCAGTATTGCAAGAAAAATGGTTATGGAATATGGAATGAGTGAAAAACTTGGAACTATAACATTTGGCAGTGATCACGATGAAGTATTTATAGGAAGAGATATTGGTAAATCTAAAAATTATAGTGAAGAAGTTGCATTTGAAATAGATAATGAAGTTAAAGCTCTAGTTAATGAAGCTTATAAAAAAGCTGAAAAGATATTAACTGAACATATAGATAAACTTCATGCTGTAGCTAAGAGGCTCTTAGAAAAAGAAAAAATATCCGGAGAAGAGTTTAATGCTATAGTTGAAGGTAGACCATTTAATGAAGAAAAAGAAAATGCAATAGATTTAGCAAAGCATGATGATGTGGAAGAAGTTAAAGAGTTAGAAAAAGATAAAGTATTAGAAGAAGAGGAAAATGATTCTATAGATACTTTTGCACAAGATTTAAATTCAGAAGAAAAAAAGGAAATATAA
- a CDS encoding glycine--tRNA ligase — protein sequence MSFEKTMEKVVALCKGRGFIFQGSEIYGGLANSWDYGPLGVEFKNNVKKSWWKRFIQESPYNMGLDSSILMNKEVWVASGHVGGFSDPLMDCKECKARFRADKLVEEHLAANGKDDVSADGWTSDELMNYIDENNIVCPKCGKKNYTDIRRFNLMFKTFQGVTEDTTSEIYLRPETAQGIFVNFKNAQRTSRKKVPFGIGQIGKSFRNEITPGNFTFRTREFEQMELEFFCKPGTDLEWFHYWKDYCWKFLLDLGMTEENLRFRDHGEEELSFYSNATSDIEFLFPFGWGELWGIADRTDYDLKKHMEHSGQELTYLDPTTNEKYVPYVIEPSLGADRVALAFLVDAYDEEELENGDTRTVLHLHPALAPFKAAILPLSKKLSEKALEVYSKLSKKFNIDYDEAGSIGKRYRREDEIGTPYCITVDFDTLEDNTVTVRDRDNMTQVRLSIEELEKFLEEKIEF from the coding sequence ATGTCTTTTGAAAAAACTATGGAAAAAGTAGTTGCGCTTTGTAAAGGTAGAGGGTTTATATTTCAAGGATCTGAAATATACGGTGGTCTTGCAAACTCATGGGATTATGGTCCACTTGGAGTAGAATTTAAAAACAATGTAAAAAAATCTTGGTGGAAAAGATTTATTCAAGAAAGTCCATATAATATGGGTCTTGACTCAAGTATACTTATGAATAAAGAAGTTTGGGTAGCATCAGGACACGTTGGAGGATTTTCAGATCCATTAATGGATTGTAAAGAATGTAAGGCAAGATTTAGAGCAGATAAATTAGTTGAAGAACATTTAGCGGCAAATGGGAAAGATGATGTTAGTGCTGATGGATGGACTAGTGACGAATTAATGAATTACATAGATGAAAATAATATAGTATGTCCTAAATGTGGAAAGAAAAATTACACAGATATAAGAAGATTCAATTTAATGTTTAAGACATTCCAAGGGGTAACTGAAGATACAACTTCAGAAATTTACTTAAGACCAGAAACAGCTCAAGGTATTTTTGTAAACTTCAAAAATGCTCAAAGAACTTCAAGAAAAAAAGTTCCTTTTGGTATAGGTCAAATAGGTAAATCATTTAGAAATGAAATAACTCCAGGAAACTTTACTTTTAGAACTAGAGAATTTGAACAAATGGAATTAGAATTTTTCTGTAAACCAGGAACTGATTTAGAATGGTTCCACTATTGGAAAGATTATTGTTGGAAGTTCTTATTGGATTTAGGAATGACAGAAGAAAACTTAAGATTTAGAGATCATGGAGAAGAAGAATTATCATTTTATAGTAATGCAACCTCTGATATAGAATTCTTGTTCCCATTTGGATGGGGTGAGCTTTGGGGAATTGCAGACAGAACTGATTATGACTTAAAGAAACATATGGAACACTCTGGTCAAGAATTAACATATCTAGACCCAACTACTAATGAAAAATATGTTCCTTATGTAATTGAACCATCATTAGGAGCAGATAGAGTTGCTCTTGCATTTTTAGTAGATGCATATGATGAAGAAGAATTGGAAAATGGAGATACTAGAACAGTATTACATCTTCATCCAGCTTTAGCGCCATTTAAAGCAGCTATATTACCATTATCGAAGAAATTATCTGAAAAAGCGTTAGAAGTTTATTCAAAATTAAGTAAGAAATTTAATATAGACTATGATGAAGCTGGTAGTATAGGAAAGAGATATAGAAGAGAGGATGAAATAGGAACACCATATTGTATAACTGTAGATTTTGATACTTTAGAAGACAATACTGTAACAGTAAGAGATAGAGACAATATGACTCAAGTAAGATTAAGTATTGAGGAACTAGAAAAATTCTTAGAAGAAAAAATTGAATTCTAA
- a CDS encoding thioesterase family protein, whose protein sequence is MEFNVHEGTKGLMEMVVEEQHSAKKVGSGLVDVFSTPSMIALMENTSQASVKDSLPEGYATVGIEISVKHMKATPIGMKVRCETILKKVDRKKLVFEVEAYDEAGKIGEGTHTRYIVNSQEFVKNIQK, encoded by the coding sequence ATGGAATTTAACGTACATGAAGGAACAAAAGGTTTAATGGAAATGGTTGTTGAAGAACAACATTCTGCAAAAAAAGTAGGATCTGGACTAGTAGATGTTTTTTCTACACCATCTATGATTGCTTTAATGGAGAATACATCTCAAGCAAGTGTAAAAGATAGCTTACCAGAAGGATATGCTACAGTTGGTATAGAAATCAGTGTAAAACATATGAAAGCAACACCAATTGGAATGAAAGTTAGATGTGAAACTATTCTTAAAAAAGTAGATAGAAAAAAATTAGTATTCGAAGTAGAAGCTTATGATGAAGCAGGAAAAATAGGAGAAGGAACTCATACTAGATATATTGTAAATTCACAAGAATTTGTTAAAAATATTCAAAAATAA
- a CDS encoding type III pantothenate kinase, whose translation MLFVLDAGNTNIVLGIYKGEELVLECRLGTDAKRTADEYGIQVLELLSHNNIDPKDIEGVIISSVVPNIMYSIEHMIRKYFNVEPIVVGPGVKTGINIKYDNPKSVGADRIVNAVAAHELFKKPLIIIDFGTATTYCAVTKKGDYLGGAICPGIKISAAALFEKAAKLPRIELIKPSHVICKNTVTSMQAGIVYGYIGQVDYIVSKIKQEMIELGEGEPYVIATGGFATLISEDSTTIDKVCPFLTLEGLKIIYEKNKE comes from the coding sequence ATGTTATTTGTTTTAGATGCAGGAAATACAAACATTGTATTAGGAATTTATAAAGGCGAAGAGTTAGTTTTAGAATGTAGACTTGGAACAGATGCTAAAAGAACAGCAGATGAATACGGTATACAAGTGCTGGAGTTATTATCACATAATAATATAGATCCTAAAGATATAGAAGGAGTAATAATATCTTCTGTAGTTCCCAATATTATGTATTCAATTGAACATATGATTAGAAAATATTTTAATGTTGAACCAATAGTAGTTGGTCCTGGAGTTAAAACAGGAATAAATATAAAATATGATAATCCAAAATCAGTTGGAGCAGATAGAATAGTTAATGCAGTAGCGGCTCATGAGCTGTTTAAAAAACCACTTATAATAATAGATTTTGGTACAGCAACTACATATTGTGCAGTTACTAAAAAAGGAGATTACTTAGGAGGTGCAATATGTCCTGGAATAAAAATTTCAGCAGCAGCATTATTTGAAAAAGCAGCTAAGCTTCCAAGAATAGAGCTTATAAAGCCATCTCATGTTATATGTAAAAATACTGTTACAAGTATGCAGGCTGGAATAGTTTACGGATATATTGGGCAAGTAGATTATATAGTATCAAAAATAAAGCAAGAAATGATAGAACTTGGAGAAGGAGAACCATATGTAATAGCCACGGGTGGTTTTGCAACTTTAATTTCAGAGGATTCTACAACAATAGATAAAGTATGTCCTTTCTTAACATTAGAGGGACTTAAAATTATTTATGAAAAAAATAAAGAGTAA
- a CDS encoding formate--tetrahydrofolate ligase has translation MKSDIEIAQGANMKKITDIARNLGLEEDDIELYGNYKCKISLDVLKNRQNKEDGKLILVTAINPTPAGEGKSTITVGLGQALCKLNKKAVIALREPSLGPVFGIKGGAAGGGYSQVVPMEDINLHFTGDMHAITSANNLLSAAIDNHIHQGNDLKIDSRRIVFKRVMDMNDRSLRNIVVGMGGKVNGFLREDGFTITVASEIMAILCLSNNLMDLKQKFGEILVAYNINGEPVYCKDLKVQGAMAMLMKDAIKPNLVQTLENTPAIIHGGPFANIAHGCNSILATKMAMKLGEVAITEAGFGADLGAEKFLDIKCRKGNIKPDCIVIVATIRALKHHGGVSKDKLSIPNVAALKDGIGNLSKQIENMKKYGVPVIVAINKFITDGDEEVECVKEFCKNEDVEVSLAEVWEKGGDGGINLAQKVVKVLEETNGDFKYLYDEKLSIKEKINVIAKEIYGASEVQYDKKAEKEIKDIEDIGLDKVPICVAKTQYSLSDDPSLLGKPKNFKINVKEVRVSNGAGFIVVLTGNIMTMPGLPKIPAANRMDILEDGTIQGLF, from the coding sequence ATGAAAAGCGATATTGAAATTGCACAAGGTGCAAATATGAAGAAGATAACTGATATAGCTAGAAACTTAGGATTAGAAGAAGATGATATAGAGTTATATGGAAATTATAAATGTAAAATATCATTGGATGTTTTAAAAAATAGACAAAATAAAGAGGACGGAAAATTAATATTAGTTACAGCAATAAATCCAACACCGGCAGGAGAAGGTAAGTCTACTATAACAGTAGGGTTAGGGCAAGCTCTTTGTAAATTAAATAAGAAAGCTGTTATAGCTTTAAGAGAACCTTCTCTTGGACCTGTATTTGGAATAAAGGGAGGAGCAGCTGGTGGAGGATATTCTCAAGTTGTTCCTATGGAGGATATTAATCTTCATTTTACTGGAGATATGCATGCTATAACATCAGCAAACAATCTTTTATCTGCTGCAATAGATAATCATATTCATCAAGGAAATGATTTAAAAATAGATTCAAGAAGAATTGTATTTAAAAGAGTTATGGATATGAATGATAGGTCACTTCGTAATATAGTTGTTGGAATGGGTGGAAAAGTAAATGGGTTCTTGAGAGAAGACGGTTTTACAATTACTGTTGCATCCGAAATTATGGCTATATTATGTTTATCTAATAATTTAATGGATCTTAAACAAAAGTTTGGTGAAATTTTAGTAGCTTATAATATTAATGGTGAACCAGTATATTGTAAAGATTTAAAGGTTCAAGGGGCAATGGCTATGCTTATGAAAGATGCTATAAAACCTAATTTAGTTCAAACATTAGAAAATACTCCAGCTATAATCCATGGTGGTCCTTTTGCTAATATAGCGCATGGATGCAATAGTATATTAGCAACAAAAATGGCTATGAAGTTAGGAGAGGTTGCTATTACAGAGGCGGGATTTGGAGCAGACCTTGGAGCGGAAAAGTTCTTAGATATAAAGTGTAGAAAAGGTAATATAAAACCAGACTGTATTGTAATAGTAGCTACAATTAGAGCTTTAAAGCATCATGGAGGGGTATCTAAAGATAAATTATCAATTCCTAATGTAGCTGCTTTAAAAGATGGAATAGGAAATCTTTCGAAGCAAATAGAAAATATGAAGAAATATGGAGTTCCCGTAATAGTTGCTATAAATAAATTTATTACTGATGGTGATGAGGAAGTAGAATGTGTAAAGGAATTTTGCAAAAATGAAGATGTGGAAGTTTCTTTGGCTGAGGTATGGGAAAAAGGTGGAGATGGAGGAATTAATCTTGCCCAAAAGGTAGTTAAAGTATTAGAAGAAACTAATGGTGATTTCAAATATTTGTATGATGAGAAATTATCTATAAAAGAAAAGATAAATGTTATAGCAAAAGAGATTTATGGAGCTTCGGAAGTTCAGTATGATAAGAAAGCAGAAAAAGAAATTAAGGATATAGAAGACATAGGATTAGATAAAGTACCTATATGTGTTGCAAAAACTCAGTATTCCCTATCAGATGATCCATCACTTTTAGGAAAGCCAAAGAACTTTAAAATAAATGTAAAAGAAGTAAGAGTATCTAATGGAGCTGGATTTATTGTAGTGTTAACAGGAAATATAATGACAATGCCGGGGCTTCCTAAAATACCGGCGGCAAACAGAATGGATATCTTAGAGGATGGTACAATACAAGGACTTTTCTAG
- the dusB gene encoding tRNA dihydrouridine synthase DusB: MKIGNLNFENNVFLAPMAGVTDIAYRGLCKEMGCGLVYTEMISAKGMYYNNENTKKLLMLSKEEKPVAAQIFGSDPLVMARACEILNEDNGVCIIDINMGCPAPKIVKNGEGSALMKAPELAAKIVVEMKKISKKPVTVKFRKGFDNDNINAVEFAKRMEQAGADAVAIHGRTRAQMYEGKADWDIIRRVKESVNIPVIGNGDVFSAEKAFQLKEETNCDGIMIARGAMGNPWIFKQIKLALNNEEVIYPTPEEKIDMCIRHLNLAIQYHGELKAVREMRKHIAWYIKGIKNCTDIKNKINVEKESDDVIKILTEYKAML, from the coding sequence ATGAAAATAGGAAACTTAAATTTTGAAAACAATGTGTTTTTAGCTCCTATGGCAGGTGTTACGGATATTGCTTACAGAGGATTATGTAAAGAAATGGGTTGTGGACTTGTATATACGGAAATGATAAGTGCTAAAGGTATGTACTACAATAATGAAAATACAAAAAAATTATTAATGTTAAGTAAAGAAGAAAAACCTGTGGCAGCTCAAATATTTGGAAGTGATCCTTTAGTTATGGCAAGAGCTTGCGAAATTTTAAATGAAGATAATGGTGTTTGCATAATTGATATTAATATGGGGTGTCCTGCTCCTAAAATAGTTAAAAATGGAGAAGGTTCTGCTTTGATGAAAGCTCCAGAACTTGCTGCCAAAATAGTAGTAGAAATGAAGAAAATATCAAAAAAACCTGTAACGGTAAAGTTTAGAAAAGGATTCGATAATGACAATATAAATGCTGTAGAGTTTGCAAAAAGAATGGAACAGGCAGGAGCAGATGCCGTTGCTATTCATGGAAGAACAAGAGCACAAATGTATGAGGGAAAAGCTGATTGGGATATAATAAGAAGAGTTAAAGAATCTGTAAATATTCCTGTTATAGGTAATGGAGATGTTTTTTCAGCAGAAAAGGCGTTCCAATTAAAAGAAGAAACAAATTGTGATGGTATAATGATAGCTAGAGGTGCTATGGGTAATCCTTGGATATTTAAGCAAATAAAATTAGCTTTGAATAATGAAGAGGTTATTTATCCAACTCCTGAAGAAAAGATAGATATGTGTATAAGACATTTGAATTTAGCAATACAATATCATGGAGAGCTTAAGGCTGTGAGAGAAATGAGAAAGCATATTGCTTGGTATATAAAAGGAATTAAAAATTGTACGGATATAAAAAATAAGATAAATGTAGAAAAAGAAAGTGATGATGTTATAAAAATTCTTACAGAATATAAAGCTATGCTATAA
- the lysS gene encoding lysine--tRNA ligase → MEAKKEAEFNALVKERMQKLSNLQEQGKDPFDVYKVERTHTSQQIKDNYDELEGKNVTVAGRLMSKRVHGKAGFSDVRDRYGKIQLYIKIDDVGEEKLKEYKTFDIGDFVSITGTVFKTKTGEVTLHIVDFKLLTKSLKPLPEKFHGLKDPDLRYRQRYVDLIMNEDVRETFMKRTAIIKAIREFLDNREFLEVETPILSPIAGGAAAKPFMTHHNALDIDMYLRIATELYLKRLIVGGFEKVYEIGKNFRNEGIDIRHNPEFTAIELYEAYADYNDMMEITENMVAYVCEKVNGTTKVMYEGTEIDFKPPWRRITMVDAVKEFAGVDFNEVNTDEEAREIAKGKELELKKELKDCTKGDILVALFEEFGEEKLMQPTFVCDYPKENSPLTKKKRGNDALTERFEGFVYGREICNAYSELNDPIVQKERFVQQLKERELGDDEAYMMDDDFINALEIGMPPTGGLGIGIDRLIMFLTDSSSIRDVILFPTMKPTK, encoded by the coding sequence ATGGAAGCGAAGAAAGAAGCTGAATTTAATGCTTTAGTAAAAGAAAGAATGCAAAAGCTTTCAAATCTTCAAGAACAAGGAAAAGATCCTTTTGATGTATATAAGGTAGAAAGAACTCATACATCACAACAAATAAAAGATAACTATGATGAATTAGAGGGGAAAAACGTAACTGTTGCAGGTAGACTTATGTCTAAGAGAGTACACGGTAAAGCAGGATTCTCTGATGTTCGTGATAGATATGGAAAAATTCAATTATATATAAAAATTGATGATGTTGGAGAAGAAAAGCTTAAAGAATATAAAACATTTGATATAGGTGATTTTGTATCTATAACAGGAACTGTATTTAAGACAAAAACAGGAGAAGTAACTTTACATATTGTTGATTTTAAATTACTTACTAAGTCTTTAAAACCATTACCAGAGAAGTTCCACGGATTAAAGGATCCGGATTTAAGATATAGACAAAGATACGTAGATTTAATAATGAATGAAGATGTAAGAGAAACGTTTATGAAAAGAACTGCTATAATAAAGGCTATTAGAGAATTCTTAGATAATAGAGAATTCTTAGAAGTTGAAACTCCGATTCTTTCTCCAATAGCTGGTGGTGCTGCTGCAAAACCATTCATGACTCATCATAATGCATTAGATATAGATATGTATCTTAGAATAGCAACAGAACTTTATCTAAAGAGACTTATTGTAGGTGGATTTGAAAAGGTATATGAAATAGGTAAAAACTTTAGAAATGAAGGAATAGATATAAGACATAACCCTGAATTTACAGCTATAGAGTTATATGAAGCATATGCTGATTATAATGATATGATGGAAATTACTGAAAACATGGTAGCTTATGTTTGCGAAAAAGTTAATGGAACTACTAAGGTTATGTATGAAGGTACAGAAATAGATTTCAAACCGCCTTGGAGAAGAATCACAATGGTGGACGCTGTAAAAGAATTTGCAGGTGTAGATTTTAATGAAGTTAATACTGATGAAGAAGCTAGAGAAATAGCTAAAGGAAAAGAATTAGAACTTAAAAAAGAGCTTAAAGATTGCACAAAAGGAGACATCTTAGTAGCTTTATTTGAGGAGTTCGGAGAAGAAAAATTAATGCAACCAACGTTTGTATGCGATTATCCAAAGGAAAACTCACCTCTTACTAAAAAGAAAAGAGGAAATGATGCATTAACTGAAAGATTTGAAGGATTCGTATACGGAAGAGAAATATGTAATGCATATTCTGAATTAAATGATCCTATAGTTCAAAAAGAAAGATTTGTACAACAACTTAAAGAAAGAGAACTTGGTGATGATGAAGCATATATGATGGATGATGATTTCATAAATGCTTTAGAAATCGGCATGCCACCTACAGGTGGACTTGGAATAGGTATAGATAGATTAATAATGTTTTTAACTGATTCTAGCTCAATTAGAGACGTTATACTATTTCCAACAATGAAACCAACAAAATAG
- the murD gene encoding UDP-N-acetylmuramoyl-L-alanine--D-glutamate ligase, giving the protein MKKNFNEFKEFIKDKQVAVVGIGISNIPLIHFLVKLGAEVTAFDKKDEEKLGDVAVEFKSKGIKLELGEEYLNNLIGFDVVFKTPSMRIDNEALVRAKASGSYITSEMEEFIKYCPAKVFGITGSDGKTTTTTLVYNMLKSEGYKTWVGGNIGNPLFANIEEMTKADKVVLELSSFQLMTIKEDMNCTLVTNLSPNHLDIHKDMEEYVDAKKNIFKYQNENDLLVLNRDNKITNDLVNEAKGRVKQFSIKEEIHNGAYFKNDKLFILDKEVCALEEIKLKGMHNVENLLAAFCLVYEDVSVDSMRKVAITFTGVEHRCEFVRELDGVKYYNDSIASSPTRTVAGLRAFEKPVILIAGGYDKHIPFEPLAEEGYDKIKALILTGVTKEKIKKAFDNVIKNKPYKIPIYMVEGFEEAIYKAKEISKVGDIVTLSPACASFDMFANFEIRGNKFKDIVNNL; this is encoded by the coding sequence ATGAAGAAAAATTTTAATGAATTTAAAGAGTTTATCAAAGATAAACAAGTAGCGGTTGTTGGGATAGGGATAAGTAACATTCCTTTAATTCATTTTTTGGTTAAGTTAGGAGCGGAAGTAACTGCTTTTGATAAAAAAGATGAAGAAAAACTAGGTGATGTAGCCGTAGAGTTTAAAAGCAAAGGTATTAAATTAGAACTTGGAGAAGAATATTTAAATAATTTAATAGGATTTGATGTTGTTTTTAAAACTCCATCTATGAGAATAGATAATGAAGCTTTAGTAAGGGCTAAAGCGTCAGGGTCTTATATAACTTCTGAAATGGAAGAGTTTATTAAATATTGTCCAGCTAAAGTTTTTGGGATAACAGGAAGTGATGGAAAAACAACAACAACAACTCTTGTATATAATATGTTAAAAAGTGAAGGTTATAAGACATGGGTAGGGGGAAATATTGGAAATCCTCTTTTTGCAAATATAGAAGAAATGACTAAAGCAGATAAAGTTGTTTTAGAATTATCTAGTTTTCAACTTATGACTATAAAAGAAGATATGAATTGTACATTAGTTACTAATCTATCTCCAAATCATTTAGACATTCATAAAGATATGGAAGAATATGTAGATGCTAAAAAAAATATATTTAAATATCAAAACGAAAATGATTTATTAGTTTTAAATAGAGATAATAAAATAACAAATGATTTAGTAAATGAAGCTAAGGGAAGAGTTAAGCAATTTAGTATAAAAGAAGAAATTCATAACGGTGCGTACTTTAAAAATGATAAGCTGTTTATTTTAGATAAAGAAGTTTGTGCATTAGAAGAAATAAAGCTAAAGGGTATGCATAATGTAGAAAATCTCTTAGCAGCTTTTTGCTTAGTATATGAAGATGTAAGTGTTGATAGTATGAGAAAAGTTGCTATAACTTTTACTGGGGTTGAACATAGATGTGAATTTGTAAGAGAACTTGACGGTGTTAAATATTATAATGATTCTATAGCATCAAGTCCGACAAGAACCGTTGCAGGACTTAGAGCTTTTGAAAAACCTGTAATTTTAATTGCTGGAGGATATGATAAGCATATACCATTTGAACCTTTAGCTGAAGAAGGATATGATAAAATTAAAGCGTTAATTTTAACTGGTGTTACTAAAGAGAAGATAAAAAAGGCTTTTGATAATGTTATTAAAAATAAACCATATAAAATTCCTATTTATATGGTAGAAGGATTTGAAGAAGCCATTTACAAGGCTAAAGAAATTTCAAAGGTAGGAGATATAGTGACATTATCACCTGCATGTGCTAGTTTTGATATGTTTGCTAATTTCGAAATAAGAGGAAATAAGTTTAAAGATATAGTAAATAATTTATAA